The proteins below are encoded in one region of Macaca nemestrina isolate mMacNem1 chromosome 10, mMacNem.hap1, whole genome shotgun sequence:
- the LOC105468321 gene encoding P-selectin glycoprotein ligand 1 isoform X1 translates to MAVGASGLEGDKMAGVMPLQLLLLLILLGPGSSLQLWDTWADEAKKALGPLLARNRRQATEYEYLDYDFLPETEPPEILSNSTNTPSLTGPGNPESTTVEPAARHSTGLDTGGSVTELTMELANMGTLSMDSAAMEVQTTHPAATEAQTTQPAATEAQTTQPAATEAQTTPLAATEALTTQLVATEAQTTPLAATEVQTTQLATTEAQTTPLAATEAQTTPPAATETQSAPPAATEAQTTPPAATEVQTTQPIATEAQTTAPASTEAQTTPPATTEAQTTQPIATEAQTTPLAATEALSTESNAMEALSTEPNATEALSMEPTTKKGLFIPFSVSSVTHKGIPMAASNLSINHPVGSPDHISVKQCLLGILILALVATIFLVCTVVLAVRLSRKGHMYPVRNYSPTEMVCISSLLPDGGEGPSALANGGLPKAKSQGLTPEPGEDRDGDDLTLHSFLP, encoded by the exons ATGGCAGTGGGGGCCAGTGGTCTAGAAGGAGATAAGATGgccg GTGTCATGCCTCTGCAACTCCTCCTGCTGCTGATCCTACTGGGCCCTGGCAGCAGCTTGCAGCTATGGGACACCTGGGCAGATGAAGCCAAGAAAGCCTTGGGTCCCCTGCTTGCCCGGAACCGGAGACAGGCCACCGAATATGAGTACCTGGATTATGATTTCTTGCCAGAAACGGAGCCTCCAGAAATACTGAGCAACAGCACCAACACCCCTTCTCTGACTGGGCCTGGAAACCCTGAGTCTACCACTGTGGAGCCTGCTGCAAGGCATTCTACTGGCCTGGATACAGGAGGGTCAGTCACAGAGCTGACCATGgagctggccaacatggggacCCTGTCCATGGATTCAGCAGCTATGGAGGTACAGACCACTCACCCAGCAGCCACGGAGGCACAGACCACTCAACCAGCGGCCACGGAGGCACAGACCACTCAACCAGCGGCCACGGAGGCACAGACCACTCCACTGGCAGCCACAGAGGCACTGACAACTCAACTGGTGGCCACAGAGGCACAGACCACTCCACTGGCAGCCACAGAGGTACAGACAACTCAACTGGCGACCACAGAGGCACAGACCACTCCACTGGCAGCCACAGAGGCACAGACCACTCCACCAGCAGCCACGGAGACACAGAGTGCTCCACCGGCAGCCACAGAGGCACAGACCACTCCACCAGCAGCCACGGAGGTACAGACCACTCAACCCATAGCCACAGAGGCACAGACCACTGCACCAGCCTCCACAGAGGCACAGACCACTCCTCCGGCAACCACAGAGGCACAGACCACTCAACCCATAGCCACAGAGGCACAGACCACTCCACTGGCAGCCACAGAGGCCCTGTCCACAGAATCCAATGCCATGGAGGCCCTGTCCACAGAACCCAATGCCACAGAGGCCCTGTCCATGGAACCTACTACCAAAAAgggtctgttcatacccttttcTGTGTCCTCTGTTACTCACAAGGGCATTCCCATGGCAGCCAGCAATTTGTCCATCAACCACCCAGTGGGGTCCCCAGACCACATCTCTGTGAAGCAGTGCCTGCTGGGCATCCTAATCTTGGCACTGGTGGCCACTATCTTCCTCGTGTGCACTGTGGTGCTGGCAGTCCGCCTCTCCCGCAAGGGCCACATGTACCCCGTGCGTAATTACTCCCCCACCGAGATGGTCTGCATCTCGTCCCTGTTGCCTGATGGGGGTGAGGGGCCCTCCGCCTTAGCCAATGGGGGCCTGCCCAAGGCCAAGAGCCAGGGCCTGACGCCAGAGCCCGGGGAGGACCGTGACGGGGATGACCTCACCCTGCACAGCTTCCTCCCTTAG
- the LOC105468321 gene encoding P-selectin glycoprotein ligand 1 isoform X2: MPLQLLLLLILLGPGSSLQLWDTWADEAKKALGPLLARNRRQATEYEYLDYDFLPETEPPEILSNSTNTPSLTGPGNPESTTVEPAARHSTGLDTGGSVTELTMELANMGTLSMDSAAMEVQTTHPAATEAQTTQPAATEAQTTQPAATEAQTTPLAATEALTTQLVATEAQTTPLAATEVQTTQLATTEAQTTPLAATEAQTTPPAATETQSAPPAATEAQTTPPAATEVQTTQPIATEAQTTAPASTEAQTTPPATTEAQTTQPIATEAQTTPLAATEALSTESNAMEALSTEPNATEALSMEPTTKKGLFIPFSVSSVTHKGIPMAASNLSINHPVGSPDHISVKQCLLGILILALVATIFLVCTVVLAVRLSRKGHMYPVRNYSPTEMVCISSLLPDGGEGPSALANGGLPKAKSQGLTPEPGEDRDGDDLTLHSFLP, encoded by the coding sequence ATGCCTCTGCAACTCCTCCTGCTGCTGATCCTACTGGGCCCTGGCAGCAGCTTGCAGCTATGGGACACCTGGGCAGATGAAGCCAAGAAAGCCTTGGGTCCCCTGCTTGCCCGGAACCGGAGACAGGCCACCGAATATGAGTACCTGGATTATGATTTCTTGCCAGAAACGGAGCCTCCAGAAATACTGAGCAACAGCACCAACACCCCTTCTCTGACTGGGCCTGGAAACCCTGAGTCTACCACTGTGGAGCCTGCTGCAAGGCATTCTACTGGCCTGGATACAGGAGGGTCAGTCACAGAGCTGACCATGgagctggccaacatggggacCCTGTCCATGGATTCAGCAGCTATGGAGGTACAGACCACTCACCCAGCAGCCACGGAGGCACAGACCACTCAACCAGCGGCCACGGAGGCACAGACCACTCAACCAGCGGCCACGGAGGCACAGACCACTCCACTGGCAGCCACAGAGGCACTGACAACTCAACTGGTGGCCACAGAGGCACAGACCACTCCACTGGCAGCCACAGAGGTACAGACAACTCAACTGGCGACCACAGAGGCACAGACCACTCCACTGGCAGCCACAGAGGCACAGACCACTCCACCAGCAGCCACGGAGACACAGAGTGCTCCACCGGCAGCCACAGAGGCACAGACCACTCCACCAGCAGCCACGGAGGTACAGACCACTCAACCCATAGCCACAGAGGCACAGACCACTGCACCAGCCTCCACAGAGGCACAGACCACTCCTCCGGCAACCACAGAGGCACAGACCACTCAACCCATAGCCACAGAGGCACAGACCACTCCACTGGCAGCCACAGAGGCCCTGTCCACAGAATCCAATGCCATGGAGGCCCTGTCCACAGAACCCAATGCCACAGAGGCCCTGTCCATGGAACCTACTACCAAAAAgggtctgttcatacccttttcTGTGTCCTCTGTTACTCACAAGGGCATTCCCATGGCAGCCAGCAATTTGTCCATCAACCACCCAGTGGGGTCCCCAGACCACATCTCTGTGAAGCAGTGCCTGCTGGGCATCCTAATCTTGGCACTGGTGGCCACTATCTTCCTCGTGTGCACTGTGGTGCTGGCAGTCCGCCTCTCCCGCAAGGGCCACATGTACCCCGTGCGTAATTACTCCCCCACCGAGATGGTCTGCATCTCGTCCCTGTTGCCTGATGGGGGTGAGGGGCCCTCCGCCTTAGCCAATGGGGGCCTGCCCAAGGCCAAGAGCCAGGGCCTGACGCCAGAGCCCGGGGAGGACCGTGACGGGGATGACCTCACCCTGCACAGCTTCCTCCCTTAG